Proteins from one Oncorhynchus tshawytscha isolate Ot180627B linkage group LG16, Otsh_v2.0, whole genome shotgun sequence genomic window:
- the LOC112215154 gene encoding sex-determining region Y protein-like: MYFDRIHPHSDLCITKAMFESDEFCGASSQSEQMSEAQSLGSVPSSHLSVNSDSSCSSPEPKPLAEPRVRRPLNAFIIWTKEERRRLAKLNPELENKELSKMLGKTWKDMSLAEKRPYMQEAECLRVQHTIDHPKYKYRPRRKKQLKKGPKALPVEALVPLNYLIQNHCHQQQAYPNPAIYPNSQAYFSHMPGTYPNRSNYPDPSATFPNKLLEYSNTGTYPAEPHPYYSTQHRLQQCEVPSPAYAVSHWEQGDFMAQGLQLFSSTDLSLELYLEQIHLDMLYDLDRSEFEQYLSPPPCRPEPMESSYHQQGSLREA; this comes from the exons ATGTACTTTGATCGGATCCACCCACATTCCGATCTTTGCATAACGAAAGCCATGTTTGAAAGCGACGAGTTCTGCGGTGCGTCTTCCCAGAGTGAGCAGATGTCCGAGGCGCAGTCCCTCGGCTCTGTCCCTTCCAGTCATCTCTCGGTCAACTCCGACTCCAGCTGCTCTAGTCCTGAGCCGAAACCATTGGCAGAGCCACGGGTCAGAAGGCCGCTGAACGCCTTTATTATCTGGACCAAGGAGGAACGCAGACGCCTTGCCAAACTCAACCCTGAACTAGAGAACAAGGAACTCAGCAAAATGCTCG GTAAAACTTGGAAGGACATGTCTCTGGCGGAGAAGCGGCCCTACATGCAGGAAGCAGAGTGCCTGAGAGTACAGCACACCATCGACCACCCCAAGTACAAGTACCGGCCCCGCAGGAAGAAGCAGCTGAAGAAGGGCCCCAAAGCCCTACCTGTGGAGGCCCTGGTCCCTCTCAACTACCTAATCCAGAACCATTGCCATCAGCAGCAAGCCTACCCAAACCCAGCCATCTACCCAAACTCCCAGGCATACTTCTCCCATATGCCCGGGACCTACCCAAACAGGTCCAATTACCCAGACCCATCAGCCACATTCCCTAACAAGCTTCTAGAATACTCTAACACAGGGACATACCCAGCAGAGCCTCACCCATACTACTCTACCCAGCATCGGCTGCAGCAGTGTGAGGTCCCCAGTCCAGCCTATGCTGTGTCTCATTGGGAGCAGGGGGACTTCAtggcccagggcctccagctgTTCTCctccactgacctctctctggaGCTCTATCTGGAGCAGATTCACCTAGATATGTTGTATGATCTGGACCGCAGTGAGTTTGAACAGTACCTGAGCCCGCCCCCATGCAGGCCTGAGCCAATGGAGTCCAGTTATCACCAGCAAGGCAGCCTACGGGAGGCCTGA